From Acidimicrobiales bacterium, the proteins below share one genomic window:
- a CDS encoding lycopene cyclase domain-containing protein, with protein sequence MDRLQYLLLLGACAALTLPLEFVFGARVWRRPRRFGRALALPLVAFFCWDVVAIGRDHWSFSRAYTTGWRAPFGVPVEELAFFVVVPACAVLTYATVARLLRR encoded by the coding sequence ATGGACCGTCTCCAGTACCTGTTGCTCCTTGGAGCGTGCGCCGCCCTCACCCTTCCCCTCGAGTTCGTGTTCGGGGCCCGCGTGTGGCGGCGCCCACGGCGGTTCGGCCGGGCGCTGGCGCTCCCGCTCGTCGCCTTCTTCTGCTGGGACGTCGTTGCCATCGGCAGGGACCACTGGTCGTTTAGCCGCGCCTACACCACGGGGTGGCGAGCGCCCTTCGGGGTACCGGTCGAAGAGTTGGCGTTCTTCGTCGTCGTCCCTGCTTGCGCGGTGCTCACCTACGCCACCGTCGCCCGGCTGCTGCGCCGCTGA